The Branchiostoma floridae strain S238N-H82 chromosome 18, Bfl_VNyyK, whole genome shotgun sequence DNA window aaatgacccaaagcctatgtcacacatccagaccagaAGTGTgtcgtcagcaaagggtcaaaggtgcttggaagttggtatcggcccccgtctcgttattttttttactgtttttaaCGATATATCTCGAACAGCTATAGGTTGATATGAACCTTTCTTATGTGGTTAGGACTTGATTTGTCGCAAACAATTGATTTTGAGCCCATAGTTGGACTTTAATTACTTCCTTAAAAGTTTAAGGTGTTGTCGTCTTATCTTCTAGGTTGAAGATTTCCTGTACGTGGTGGGTTTCCCTGCACATTTCCTGGCCAGTGACTCCCTGGTGAAAGATCACGTGAGTCTGTTCTACAGGTATGACACGCGCCAACACGACTGGCTCCCGCTTAGGAAACCAAGGGTTAAACATGCAGGTAAGGCATCGGTCCTAAGTTAATGTTCACCCTACTGACCAAAGACGACAAGCGTCAGTACACAATGGGGCTATGAGGAAAGGGAGCATGTAGAAAGGGAGAGAGGGAAAGAAAAGAgcgagagggagagaggggagGTAGAGAAAGAGGgcgagaaagaaaaagagaaaacttTCGGAAAaggaagggagagagagagaaataaagAGAAAGACTGGAGCAAAAAAGAACTGGAGATTGAacgaaagaaagagaaagagagacagatgGAGGAAGAAAGAGGCAGAAGGAGATGGAGATATGACAATTACTTATGAATTATACAAGGTTTTCTCTACGATTTTATGAATCTGTATGCTCCATAGAAACTGTAAAGCAACTCTGACGACCTGACACTTCCATCCATCCAGGTATGACCCTGACAGCTATCGGTGACAAGCTGTACGCCTGTGGATCGGCCAGTAACAACATCATGGAGTCCTACTCCATCCGCACAAACAAGTGGTCTGACGCCGCACACCTTCCCCATCACCTGTTCCTACAAGCTGCCGAGACCGTTAGCGGGAAGCTGTACATATCAGGCGGCCTTCACGAAGAAACGGGTCTTAGTCAAGCCAGCTGGGACCTCTTGCGGTTCGACCCAGAAACGGACGAAATTGTCACGTTAGGACCGATGCGCTTTCCGCGTTTCGGGCACTGTTTGGTGGCGGTTGGGAGGAAACTGTACGTGTTCGGAGGCACGACGTTTGATCCTGATATCATCTCCTGGAGGTTTGCGGTGAATTCCGAGTGTTACGATGTTACGGAGGACGTGTGGACAGAGATACCGCCCATACCGTCACCTCGGTCGTTCTTCGGGGCGCTGGCATGCGGGGACCAGATCTATGTGGTCGGGGGGACGCGCGATGGGGTGGGGTTGATGACCGTGCACGTGTACGATGTGAGGAAAAAGACGTGGGAAGGTAGACCGGAGATGCAGAGGAGGCTGTTCTACCCAGGATTGGTGATGCTGCGGCATCCatgcaagaaaaacaagaaatggtgGGACCTCACTCTAACGTAACCATATTTATATCATACGGTATGACGAAGTTGCAACACCTAGCGACAACTAGCTGAAGTGCGATGTTAAAGCAATCATTATTACCCTAAagaggtaatctccaagtagatcctacgttgccataagatagtatccaagctggcaaaggagtatagccggcgaAAGGGTGTCAGACGCATACACTGTCACACACTAACCCAGCTTCACACCTCTGTcagtttttgatactatcttattctaacgtaagatctgcttggagattactaaagAATGTGACAGACGGTACCTGTGAATGTGGTTGTGAATGAAGAAtgttgtacagtttgttgtacAGGTAGCCATTTACCATGGAGATCACCTTATCATGTTATAAACGTGAACAAGAGTAACCAATTTTCAGTTGCGAAGCAAAGCACTTGTACAAACGATCAAGAAAGCGAAACGTTGTAGGATTAGTCGTCATTATTCAGCTTAAGTAGCTAGAATTACAACAAAACACTCCAACATTGGGATATATCGAGGTGTGCAAACAGCTGTGGTTTTATCAAATAAATTTTGCCAGACAAAACTCTCCAAGTCTTCTGTGGTCCTGGTGTAAGAAAACGTATAACTCAAGTCACATAGTCAAAACTCAGGTTTTGACATCAGATATGTATTTCAATGGGTTGACAGATAAAAAAATGACTATGACAATTATCCTTCTTATATTTATTTGATTATCTTCACATTATTTCTTCAAACAATGCAGCATCGTTGTTATCACCAATTTTACTGCAAACATGTGAACGTAACGGTGGAAATAGATTTTCCTAGTCCATGAAATAAATTGTCGTAGAAAAATATCGCTTGCCACAATATACAATAGCTCAGATTAACAAACGATGCAGCACTATTGGGTGTCGAAACTTTCTTTCTTACTGCAAACAAgtgagaagaagccgaacttctagTTCCTTGCTAGAACAAGAGAAGtgttacagaaaaaaaggcCAGTTTAACCTCGGCTCAATATACGGTAGGCGCCTTTACACATCTTGCTAAACCAGTAGAGATTAAACACAGAGACCACGGGCATACAGCCGAAGATAGTTATGAGTAGTGCGGTGCCGACTGTGTACAGCTCTCCTGTCTCCATCAGTGGAGACAGCTGGAACCACAGAGGAATGGTAGCGAGACGACAGGAGAAAAACACCACCAACATCAGCACTCCGTTCAGCTTGTAGAGAAGCGACGTCTTCTGTCCCAATTCGTACAAGATGATCCTGCGGGTTAGAGANNNNNNNNNNNNNNNNNNNNNNNNNNNNNNNNNNNNNNNNNNNNNNNNNNNNNNNNNNNNNNNNNNNNNNNNNNNNNNNNNNNNNNNNNNNNNNNNNNNNNNNNNNNNNNNNNNNNNNNNNNNNNNNNNNNNNNNNNNNNNNNNNNNNNNNNNNNNNNNNNNNNNNNNNNNNNNNNNNNNNNNNNNNNNNNNNNNNNNNNNNNNNNNNNNNNNNNNNNNNNNNNNNNNNNNNNNNNNNNNNNNNNNNNNNNNNNNNNNNNNNNNNNNNNNNNNNNNNNNNNNNNNNNNNNNNNNNNNNNNNNNNNNNNNNNNNNNNNNNNNNNNNNNNNNNNNNNNNNNNNNNNNNNNNNNNNNNNNNNNNNNNNNNNNNNNNNNNNNNNNNNNNNNNNNNNNNNNNNNNNNNNNNNNNNNNNNNNNNNNNNNNNNNNNNNNNNNNNNNNNAAATTCCTGCAGGCAAACGAGGTTGCTGAAGTATGGCAATACGGATTTCACTGGGGGAAGGTGAGGAAAAAGATTTAAAGAAACTTTGAAATAAACGACAGTATTTGACGCAATCCAATATAAACGCCAATAAAAATGACTCAGTGAAAAGGCTAAGATAGAAATATCAAATCATAAAGATATGTAGAAATGGGGAGGAATGACCACTTACTGTACCGGCCATTGATCCAAATACGGCCATCAAATGATGAACCAACATCATAAGATCGTACTGAGCGGGTTGTGTTGCCATTACCAAGAGATCTGGAGGTAAAACGGGGTGGCGTTTTAGTAAATACTGGCCCTATCTGCATGTTTTATTAGAAGGCTGATAAGAAGCTAGGTACATCTATATGGTACTTTTAGCACAAGTGCTTTATGGATTGTAAACCAGAAATTAATGAAGTTACATTTTTTCTCGTAAGTTATTCCGTCGGATATTACACAAAACATGGTTCTAGAAAATGGAAGGAAAGTGTTTCATTAAGCAAATAAATTTAGAATACATACCGGCCACCGTGTATCCAAGAAATACACACGCTGTGTGCCTCACGGCAGGTGAGTCATACCTATTGGAACAAGTTGTGATAGAAAATGCATGACCAATTTTGCATGTGTGTAGGAGGGgtaaaaatgcactgttttgaagaaattgttgtatcatttaaagcaagatgttatggttatcattttgtcatgtacatgctcTGAGAAGCTACAGACAGCCCACCTGGTAACTGTAATTAGTCTGTTATCGTTGTGTGATAACTGCTGACAAGGTGTTAtcctttgtattgttctttgatgaactgaagatgaaaagaacaacaaagccaatagcAGGTACATGTTATAATTAGTGTCATGCATAGCTGTAGACAGTGTCTGGATCTGTGTCTGGGTTTTTGGAATAAAGAAAGCCGGGAGTGAGGACAGTTGGACAGAGACTTGAGTGACAGAGAGAGGGTCCTGACTgacagctcccgtgcgtgtcaatGGCATGCcctgtgtcttgtgtgtgtttcttagtcctgtagtttaaacgttcctcgtgcagcattcaaagaacctggggccacaCCATCGGCCCCCTTACATTTGGCGTTGTCGGCAGGATGCTGCGTAACCAAGATCTAGAGGGACGCTGCGGGACGGAGACACGCCAGGACCAGGAGCCGTGCCAGGAGATGCGCACGGGAGGGCAGGACAAAGGCCGCGAGGTGGAGAGGCTACCGGCAGGACACGGGGATAGGAGGAGGTTGCAGGACCGTTGCTGAAGAAGCTGTGACCTCCAAGGCTCAGCACGTGGCGATAGAGGACGGACGGCAGGACCAGAGACAGGGCAGCCAGGCGGAGAACGTGAGTGTGCCGGTATTATGTGGACCATGAGAGAAAGAATGTCATGCGCACTTCACCTGACCGTCTTTGTAAAAGTTTAGCTTTGCTGTTTTTGTAGCTTTGAGTTTAAGGACAAATAGTGCAGAAATCGTTAACCTACAGATGTTGGGAGGTAGTTTAGTTATGATGTAGGTTTGTGTTTGATTTAGGTAGCGCTGTTGAGGATTTTATGTGTGAAGTTTAGGAAAATTCGGTTGATGTCAAGTCAGTCTTGCTGTGACAGATATGTATGAGGACTGTGGAGTTAGATAATATTAATAGAGCCAGGGTTGTTTTGAAGAGATAGATGTATAGAATGGCCTGCTTACGGATGGAGACGTTGTTCTTGCTTATTTGTGAAAGTTGGGATCGATAGAGTTAGTTAAGTTTCAGTTTGTGAGCTAGGCGGATTAAAAGGGGAAGAGAGGGGTATGATAGAACTATTATAAGCGGAGAGGAATGATAATTTAGGCAGGGAAGGTGATGTAATCTCCggggaaacccagacttcggggggTTGACTCTAATAGGTCATTCAGGGGTTTACATTGCCAACCATTGCCTACTAGGATAGGTCAAATTATTTTTTACGTAGTCTTTATCTGCTGGTATTTGTATGTTGTTTTGGtagttttcttgtattgttttctcCTGATTGAGTTCTAGAGTTCGCATGTCTGCCATGGAGGTAATTTGACAGTCTTTGGCTGGTAGAATTATTCAGAGTGTTTAGGTAATGAATATTCATGGCGTTTGATTAGCAGGTCGTNNNNNNNNNNNNNNNNNNNNNNNNNNNNNNNNNNNNNNNNNNNNNNNNNNNNNNNNNNNNNNNNNNNNNNNNNNNNNNNNNNNNNNNNNNNNNNNNNNNNTAACTGAGTAGAATTTTGATTGATGCTTGAATGTTTAGAGAATCTGGTAGGATAGGTCGCTAGGAGCTCTACCGACTGCTGCGGTTGAGCGCTGGGTGCTGACAGACTCCTGGGGTAGGGAAGGTATTGAGCGTGCCTGGTTCAGGGTATAAGGAAACCCAAGTTCCGCCTACGACTTAGGGTCCTTAGATCTTGTGAGACTTAATTTGCTATGGTTCGAGAAAATAGGATAGCATTGATTCATTAAGACAAAAGTTAGGAGTGCAGGCTTGTGTTTATTTCAGTCAAATGTTTTTCTACACAATTTAgattaattttgcagtaggagtTGTGACACTCCGATACAGTTCAGGGCCATTGTGTTAGGTCAGCCAATGTATTTTTTAGAGGTCTTATAGGACGGTCagggtgtgtgtgcgtgtgtgttctgTTCTTTCTCCATGGCTTACCCCTGCATGGGTCACACCGGGCACAAGAGTGTTGGCGAGTTCGTGGTCATGCCACGCGTTAACCATGCCCACCAGACGGTCGCGATCCGGTCAACCCCCTTACGGGAACTCCTGCAGCATCAGCATCATCGCCGGGGTACCTTCCACTGAAGACCGGCGAGTGCGACAGCGTCTGAGGAGCGGCTGCGGAGAGGACGTCTGTGGCCGTGCGACAAAGGGACGGAGGGAGGACAACACGACACGGGAAAGGGGAGCGGTACTCGGGGATAGGAGGCCGCAGGCGGAAGAAGACGTGAACTAGGGATGAGCAACGGAGAAGTGGAGGACATTGAGAAATATATAGACAGTTTAAAATATCCTTGGACTGATCTGCTCTGTCGTACTGAACTGTATCTGATTAATCAATTCCACCAACATGTATTGtctatttgtgttttttgttgttgtttgttgtattttactGTGTAACATGATAGAACTGTTACTGTAGTACTCGCCGGGACGGCTCGTGGAAAACTTGGCGGTGGGTGTAGGAGGGgtaaaaatgcactgttttgaagaaattgttgtatcatttaaagcaagatgttatggttatcattttgtcatgtacatgctcTGAGAAGCTACAGACAGCCCACCTGGTAACTGTAATTAGTCTGTTATCGTTGTGTGATAACTGCTGACAAGGTGTTAtcctttgtattgttctttgatgaactgaagatgaaaagaacaacaaagccaatagcAGGTACATGTTATAATTAGTGTCATGCATAGCTGTAGACAGTGTCTGGATCTGTGTCTGGGTTTTTGGAATAAAGAAAGCCGGGAGTGAGGACAGTTGGACAGAGACTTGAGTGACAGAGAGAGGGTCCTGACTgacagctcccgtgcgtgtcaatGGCATGCcctgtgtcttgtgtgtgtttcttagtcctgtagtttaaacgttcctcgtgcagcattcaaagaacctggggccacaCCATCGGCCCCCTTACATGTGCATAACAGGTCAACTGGTTTACAGTAACAGACTAGAGACATTGCCGTGCCAGGTTCAATAGAAACAATTTTCTGACAGCATGCAGAtgtaaggaagaaaaaaaatactttccAGTGTTTAGTCATTAGATCTAAACTCACTTTTGTATGAACATATTGTGTATTTGAGTTTTACGAAGGCGACTGGTGCCGCGCCAAAGCAGACAGATCCCCTAAACAGCGTGGATTTTACTGTGTTTGCATCTTGGGGAGGGAGGTCAGAGGTAGTTCAATGTAGAAAAAAGCATACCAAAATGTAGTCGGCAGTACGTCCCCTGGGTACATGAAGACATACGCAGACATGCCTCCAACAACCACACTGTGGACCAAGGCCATCACACTGCAAAGGGAGAACGGTTTCATGTGTACATAGTTCGAAAGAAGGACGAACGGAGCATGAAATGCCGATCAGCGAGATCAAAACCACAGTACCTGTTTGTTATGACCACTTGTTTCTTCGGGGACAATTTCCCAAAAGTAGAAGATATCTTCTTCATCACAGGTGCGGCTAGCCACCTGAAGATGCTCAGATGGAAGATTAGACTGGAAACTATGGTCAGGATGTGTACTGGCCTGTACGCCATGCTTGTATCGGGATTTCATGCGATGGCGTCTTGCTGTTGTTACCGATAGCATGTGAAATTTAATACTAAGTACATCCCACAAAGCTGATAAAACCTCGAGTCCTGTGTATTTTCACAGTCACCAGGGTGTTAGCTGTACCCCTATTTGCTCTCTCTCCCTATGTCCACTATCAAAACTTTTAGCCAActtaacataacgttataagaaTGTCTAGACGCTAGAAAAAAATGGAAGATCAGATTGGAAACTATGGTCAGGATGTGCGCTAGCCTGTACGCCATGCTTGTATCGGGATTTTATCTGATGGCTTCTTTCCAAGTTGCAGAACTGGGTCTGGATCAAAATGCTGTTTGAACGATGTCTCATTTAGGAACACGTTATCACACTTGTACCTTGTATTGGTCCCTTAACGGCCAGTATTAAGGATCGTGGAAAATTTCGAAAACTGTACGCCATCGTTGTATCGGGATTTGATATGATGGCTTCTTGTTGCTGTTACTGATAGCATGTGAAATTCAATACAAAACGTCCCACCATGCTTATAAAAACCTGCTGCGTATCACAGTAGCCAGGGTATTATCAGCTAATTCCTCGAGTACATTTGGAAATTTGGAAAAGAACAACTTCGCCCAAACTGGTGATATTCGGGTGCATGATTGAGCGATCAGCTATTGGCAAAGCATGACGACGTAGCAGAAACGCTTCCATGTTAAAAGAATTCGAAATAAGGACAGTAGCTTGGCTAagataatcttcaagcagaatCCCGGTgggataagatagtatcaaagctggccaaggagccGGCCAGAGGAAGTCAGCCGCCTACCTTGACCAGCTCAAGTTGATACTATCGTATGCCACCGggactctgcttggagattaggctaaGAGAGCGTTAAATGTTGATCATTGAGattaacacatgtacagtacctgtTTGTTATGACCACCTGTTTCTTCGGGGACAATTTCCCAAAAGCAGGAGATATTTTCTTCATCACAGGTGCGGCCAGCCACCTGAAGATACTCAGATGAAAGATTAGACTGGAAACTATGGTCAGGATGTGCGCTAGCCTGTACGCCATGCGTGTATCGGGATTTTACGCGATGGCTTGTTCCTCAGCTGTTTGTGATTTTGTCTGTAGCAAAGTTGCAGAACTGGTTTCAGCTCAAAATGTCGGACCGACACCTCATTTAGAAACACCTTGCCTCACTTCGGGCGTGGTAAATTTGGAGAACAGTTTTGTCTTCGAGGAACAACTTGGCTTAGTAAAAACATACGATACTTGGGTGTTTCTGGCAATCAGCTATCGATTACGCTTTGCCTCATAGGAGGGTGAACTTCTTTAACAACCTGATAGAGGGCAACATTTCCCGACATGCTCAATCCAAAATGGCGTCCAGTTGTGCAGACGACATTTTCCGGTTGATGACGAAATCGTCGAAGTGGAACATTATAACAACACCGACGAGATCGCTCACTCGCTCCTCCTCCAAAATATTACTTTGGTATCCAATCATTGCTACCAATAGCATGATGCAAAAAGGTGTATTATGTGTGATCTatatagatagacagatagagagagacagatttTTCTTGAACTTTGTTTAATTCCGTCAGTAACTTCTGACTCTATCGTCCATTGCATGATCCTCATAGCTTTTATATGAATTGAAAAGGGAGGCCTGATGAAACAATTGCAAAAGATAAATGCCTATGGAGGTGAACAAATAtctttttaacctttatttaaTTTCATTAGCATCATAGATTATAAAACGATGCAGCATTATTGTCATAGCGTTCTTTTTACTGCAAACAAGTGAATGTAACACGGGAAACACTGACTATTCTTAGTCTATGAACAAGAAAAAACTGACATAGAAAATGCCAGTTTAACGGCTCAAAGTACGGTAGGCCCCTTTACACATCTTGCTGAACCAGTATAGATCGAACACACAGCTCACGGGTATGAAAACGAAGATGCCTACGAGCATCCCGGTGCCGACTGTGTACAGCTTTCCTGTCTCCATCAGTGGAGACAGACGGAACCACAGAGGCATGGTAGCGAGACGGCAGGTGAAAAACACCACCAACATCAGCACTCCGTTCAGCTTGTAGAGAAGTGACGTCTTCTGTCCCAATTCGTACAAGATGATCCTGTGGGCAAGAGAAGAAGACGAAGTAATGCTTAATAAGCTTCTATCTAATTCCACACCAGTATACATATGACGAGGGAGACAGAGAATGGGGATAGGTAAGGTATGATGTCCCTGATACTTCTTTATTTTCTCCGTGAACATGGAGATATTTTTTTcggtctgtgtgtctgtcctgctgtatatttattatttgatagTAATGTAAAATGGCAGGATGTGGGGCTGaaaatggtgtaactggagacATGGAGGATGGGAAGGCTGGTCCTGAAAGTTGGCGCAGCATCCTTCGCCCGGGGTTCAGAGTCCAACAGCCAGAAGATGTCGAAAATTCACAACAgtaaataaaagaagaaattgaCACAAAAGTCTAAACATTTCACTGAGGTATGGGATCTTCATGTCCAGTTTTGTACTGACCTCAAGTTCACGAAAGGAGTGGAGAGTTCCTGCAGGAAAACGAGGTTGCTGCAGTATGGCAGTACGGGAACCACCTGAAAAGTGTGAAATTgcagaaagaaaacattgaagACGACAGGATCTGACACATATTTGCaaatctatacatatatatctcaAAGTTAAGAGGACTGAGAAATACGACttgaatcttaaaaaaaaagaatagaaatCAAATACTAAAGATATGTAGAAATGGGGAGAAATGACAACTTACTGTACCAGCCACTATTCCAAATACGCTCATCAAATGATGAACCAACATCATAAAATCGTACTGAGCAGGATGTGTTGCCATTACCAAGAGATCTGGGGGCAAAATGGGGTGGCGTTTTACTTAATACTAGCTATAGCTAGATTTTATCAAAAGGCTGATAAGAAGGTACATTTTACGGTAATTTCATCACAATGGTTTTAATCATAAATTGATCATACGTGTTGAAGCAAACCAAAGACATACCGGCCACCGTGTATCCAAGGAATATGCACCCTGTATACCTCACAGCAGGTGAATCATACCTATGGGCACAAGTCATGATAGAAAGTACATGACCAACTTTACATACGAGTCAACAGCCAGTACTTGTAATATACATTAAGTTATCATTGGTGACTGGCTCTCTAAAGGGACTAGGACACTTTAGGTTATTTTTATCCTGTCAAGTttcataaacaaacaacataaaccTCTTGTCTTGACTTATAAGCATACAAGATTGTCTTGACATGGTTTTCTAGTGAACCTTCTTAGAATCGTCTTCAGATTTATTAACATATCAATTCAGagttttggtttgaaaaaaaaaagccatcGTTCATTAAGTCACTGACAGCGGTAcgtgctgtctgaaacgtctgaccgcttcaaaaatcatatccagtataTTGAGTTACTATCATTTGGCGTACCAAAGTTTAGTCGGCAGTACTTCCCCCGGGTACATAAAGACATACGCACCCATGCCTCCAACAACCACACTGTGGACCAAGGACATCACACTGCAAAGGCAGAACGATTTCATGTGTAAAGAATTTGAAAGAAAGACAATTACTTGGCTAACAGACCTTGAAATGTTGATCAGTGAGATAAAAACTACAGTACCTGTTTGTTATGACCACCTGTTTCTTCTGGGTCAATTTCCCAAAAGTAGAAGATATCCTCTTCATCACAGGTGCGGCTATCCACCTGAAGATGCTCAGATGGAAGATTAGACTGGAAACTATGGTCAGGATGTGCGCTAATTTGTACGCCATGCTTGTATCGGAATGGCGTGATCCTGCTGTTGCTATTTCTCTGTGATATTGCAGGTGGGTGGCAAAGTTGCAGAACTGGTTTCAGATCGAACCGGCGGCAGCTCATTTAGAAACGCTTCGGGCGTGGTAAATTTGGAGAACTGTTCTGTCAAGTTATGATATGAGAATAGAAACATGCAGGATTGGAAGGCTGGTCCATTCCCACCATGTTTTGAATAACCACTTTACCCGGTTTACAAGCAGGACCGGAATggaaatatcaatcattttcggtagatttgactttggcagggtcagttgaatttttaGACGATCGAGGCAATGTagtacttggtgagaaagattattGAGTACTGAAATCAtctgtaacttattgctcgtgatCAATTGATCGGCATTTTCTCCGAGTGGCCACCTTttttatatatacagtatatgacTATAatagccacatttctccagtcccttgagtggccgctatagacaggtttgactgtagctcaCTTGGGGCGTGGTTAAGTAAACTCTACTGTTTCCCAAAATTGCTAAGCCAAAATATGTGATATTTGGGTGTCATTAACGACCAGCTATTGATAAAGTATAACGCTTTGCGCTATTGGAAGACGAGCTTCTTTACCGACCTGACAGAGGACGCTGTTGCAACATTTCCCGACATGCCCCAATTCAAGATGGCGTCCAATTGTGCAGACGACGTTTTCCGGTTGATGACGAAATCGTCGATTCCGTGGTAAGGGTGACGTAACACTGAAGTTGAACATCATAACAACATCGCGACAATGTTCTTGCAGTGGTTTGGGAGGATATCCTTTGCTGTGAAGTTGCACAACAATCAGGAATTCTAGCAAAACTGTCGAGA harbors:
- the LOC118405372 gene encoding TLC domain-containing protein 4-like isoform X4, which produces MAYKLAHILTIVSSLIFHLSIFRWIAAPVMKRISSTFGKLTQKKQVVITNSVMSLVHSVVVGGMGAYVFMYPGEVLPTKLWYDSPAVRYTGCIFLGYTVADLLVVPVLPYCSNLVFLQELSTPFVNLRIILYELGQKTSLLYKLNGVLMLVVFFSCRLATIPLWFQLSPLMETGELYTVGTALLITIFGCMPVVSVFNLYWFSKMCKGAYRILSRG
- the LOC118405372 gene encoding TLC domain-containing protein 4-like isoform X2; this translates as MAYKLAHILTIVSSLIFHLSIFRWIAAPVMKRISSTFGKLTQKKQVVITNSVMSLVHSVVVGGMGAYVFMYPGEVLPTKLWYDSPAVRYTGCIFLGYTVADLLVMATHPAQYDFMMLVHHLMSVFGIVAGTVVPVLPYCSNLVFLQELSTPFVNLRIILYELGQKTSLLYKLNGVLMLVVFFSCRLATIPLWFQLSPLMETGELYTVGTALLITIFGCMPVVSVFNLYWFSKMCKGAYRILSRG
- the LOC118405372 gene encoding TLC domain-containing protein 4-B-like isoform X1; the encoded protein is MSCRRFDLKPVLQLCHPPAISQRNSNSRITPFRYKHGVQISAHPDHSFQSNLPSEHLQVDSRTCDEEDIFYFWEIDPEETGGHNKQCDVLGPQCGCWRHGYDSPAVRYTGCIFLGYTVADLLVMATHPAQYDFMMLVHHLMSVFGIVAGTVVPVLPYCSNLVFLQELSTPFVNLRIILYELGQKTSLLYKLNGVLMLVVFFSCRLATIPLWFQLSPLMETGELYTVGTALLITIFGCMPVVSVFNLYWFSKMCKGAYRILSRG
- the LOC118405372 gene encoding TLC domain-containing protein 4-B-like isoform X3; amino-acid sequence: MSGNVATASSVRWIAAPVMKRISSTFGKLTQKKQVVITNSVMSLVHSVVVGGMGAYVFMYPGEVLPTKLWYDSPAVRYTGCIFLGYTVADLLVMATHPAQYDFMMLVHHLMSVFGIVAGTVVPVLPYCSNLVFLQELSTPFVNLRIILYELGQKTSLLYKLNGVLMLVVFFSCRLATIPLWFQLSPLMETGELYTVGTALLITIFGCMPVVSVFNLYWFSKMCKGAYRILSRG
- the LOC118405372 gene encoding TLC domain-containing protein 4-B-like isoform X5: MSGNVATASSVSVMSLVHSVVVGGMGAYVFMYPGEVLPTKLWYDSPAVRYTGCIFLGYTVADLLVMATHPAQYDFMMLVHHLMSVFGIVAGTVVPVLPYCSNLVFLQELSTPFVNLRIILYELGQKTSLLYKLNGVLMLVVFFSCRLATIPLWFQLSPLMETGELYTVGTALLITIFGCMPVVSVFNLYWFSKMCKGAYRILSRG
- the LOC118405373 gene encoding TLC domain-containing protein 4-B-like isoform X2 gives rise to the protein MAYRLAHILTIVSSLIFHLSIFRWLAAPVMKKISPAFGKLSPKKQVVITNSVMALVHSVVVGGMSAYVFMYPGDVLPTTFWYDSPAVRHTACVFLGYTVADLLVMATQPAQYDLMMLVHHLMAVFGSMAGTVSGHSSPFLHIFMI
- the LOC118405373 gene encoding TLC domain-containing protein 4-A-like isoform X1 — encoded protein: MAYRPVHILTIVSSLIFHLSIFRWLAAPVMKKISSTFGKLSPKKQVVITNSVMALVHSVVVGGMSAYVFMYPGDVLPTTFWYDSPAVRHTACVFLGYTVADLLVMATQPAQYDLMMLVHHLMAVFGSMAGTVSGHSSPFLHIFMI